Below is a genomic region from Kribbella qitaiheensis.
TGAACACCGACAAGGAACAGCCTCCAACGACGGACGAACCGACCCGCGTCGCTCCCGCCCTGCGCGTGGAATGCTCGCCGCCGCCGACGCCGACGCGACGTGACGCGCTGGCCAACCGCAGACGGGAGGTCTGCAAGACCCAGGAGAGTCTGGCCATGGAGATTGGGGTTCAGCGGTCCACGGTCGCCCGCTGGGAGTCCGGCGACACGACACCGTCGTTGTGGGCACGGCCACGGATCGCCAACGCACTCGGCGTCACACTCGACCTGCTCGACGTGTTACTGATCAACCTCGTTGAACAGAACCACCCACAGATCGCGAAGGACGACGTGGTCGGACCGGTTGCGGCGCCGATGCCGCCTCCGGTTCGCGATGCGAAGCTAGGCGCTGACGCCGATGATGCGTTGAGACTGAGCCTCGTTCCGGGACCTGACAGCAGCGCCTCGTTACAGCCCGCACCACCAACTGTGCCTCAGCTCCGCTCCACACCACAGCCGCTATCTCACTCGGTTGCCAACCGTCCGGACCTCGATCCGTGGCTGCTGCGAGCCGTGCCCCAACCGCGCCGATCCCGGTCTTCTCGCGACCGATCACCAGATGATGGGCGCGAGCGCCCTACCGTCTTGATCATGATCGACACCGATCTGCAGGCAGAGTTGCTGCGACGGATGGAACCAGGCGATGAGGGCCGCCGCACGGTCGAAGACCACACTGACGATCCGCGCACCACGCAATGGGAAGCCGTGATCATGATCGATCAGAGCGAGGCGGCGTGGCTGTCCAGGGTAGTTACCAAGACCGGCTGGCCCCTGCACTCAGCCGTTGGTGAGCAAGCGACGACTGACGCGTGGTTACTGGCTCAGCACGCCGTCCACGAGCCTGAAACCCAGCGTGTCTTCCACCAGCAGATGACCACCGCCACCACGCACAGCGAGGCGGCCCCGCGGCTGCTCGTCTACCTGGGGGCCCGCATCCGAGTCAACGCCGGCCGACCGCAGCTGTACATCAGTCAGTTCGAAAGCGACGCCGCCGGCACGCTGCGACTCCAGCCCATCGGACCCAGACGCTTTGGACAATTGGCTGGCAACGGTCGGACTCGATCCGATCGCAGAGCACTAGGCCACGATGTACAGCATCTGGAGCCGATAACCCGACTAGTGATCGGTGCTGATGGGAGATCGGCGACGGTTGAACGGCAGGGTGAAGTGCGGCAAATCAGCCGGAGGCCCAGTCGCGGCACCCGGGATCATCGATTCCTGTTGCTGTGTGTCTTAGCGCCACTGCGGGAACCGGCGATGGTCCCTCGCCTGGGCGGCGCTCTACTGCCAGTCGATGACTAGTTGGTTCAGTGGGGTGGCGAAGGTGAAGCGGCCGGCGGCCGGGGCGGTGGGTGCGGCATCGCGGGCCTTGAGCTCGAAACGGGCCTCGCGGCCGCGGTAGTCGTGGTCCCAGGTACGCATCGACTCCCTGACGCGATCGGCCAGGTCGTCACTGCCAGGGCCGTGCCCGACGACTCCGAACTCCCACAGTTTTGCGCCTTCAGGAGTCCGCTGGTCCGACAGCCTCCGGACCAGGTAGGTCAGAGCGCCCTTGTCGACCACTGCGCTAGAACTCGGGTAGGGGTCGTCCAGAAGCAGGTTGCCGACGGCTTCGGCGCTGAAAGGCATCCGGTTGAGGCCGCCTGGCATGGTGCAGGTCAGCCACAGTTCCATCCACTCCGGCGACTCCATCGCCTGGTAGTAGACCTCGGACCAGATCACGGTGCGGGGCTGATCGATGACCCCGGCCAAGGCAGCGGCGTCGATCGCCTGCTCGCTGTTGGTCTGCAGACGCACAGAGCCGTTGGACGCGAGCGCGATGAGGCGACGGTCGTCGTCGGCGATGCCTTTGCGCAGTGGCATGAAGGTGTTCATCTCGCTGCCGACCGAGACCCAGTGACCGTCGTGGTTCTCGTAGGTGATCGAGCGGGACACGCTGCCGCGAAGCCGTTGCGGCACCACCAGGCGGCCGCCAGGAGCGAGTTGGTCGAGCCAGGTGCGCGGGACACCGTGGGCACCCACCGTGGCGATGATTCGGTCGTAGGGGGCAGCGTCGGGATACCCGAGCGCGCCGTCGCTCTGCAGGACTGTGACGTTGCCGATGCCGGCGGCGGCCAGGTGCGACCGTGCATTGGTGACAAGGTCGTCGTCGACATCGATCGTCGTGACGTGGCCGAAGGGTCCGACCAGGTGGCCGAGCAGTCCGGCGTTGTAGCCGGTACCCGCACCGAGTTCGAGGACGTTGTGGCCAGGCTCGACCTGAAGCTGCTCGAGCATCAGCCCGACAACGCCCGGTTGTGAGGCGCAGCTGATGGACGTTCCGTCCTCGGTTCGCTTGATGTCGACGGTCGAGTTGGCGTAGGCCTGTTCGAGGGACACGTCGGGGACGAAGAGGTGGCGGGGCACGGTCTGCATGGCTTCTTTGATCGGAGGCGTCCGTACGCGACCCTCGTCTACTACCTCGTCGACCAAGGCGAAACGCAGACGGTCAGCTACCGAGGTCTCGTCGTTCGGATCATAGTTCACCGACGTGAGGCTAGCGTGCCGTTCCGACATGCTGCGAGATTGTCGCACCTGTGTGAGATCGTGCCGAGTTCCTAGGACGCGATCCGCTAGTACCCAAAGAACTAACACTTGCTCGCGCAACTGCGCGACGCCCGCGTCGGCGGCGACCACGTCCTGGCGGAGGCGCCTCGGCCATCGCCTGACCGAGATCTGGGTTCGGGTGGGGACCGTCAACTACCTTGTCAGACTTGGCCAGCGAGCATTGACCGATCAGCCTGGTCAGCTCCGTTACCGACGCGCCGCGACCGGCTCTCGATCCTGGTCGTTTGTGAGATCGTCGGCGGGCCAAGCGGTGCGCCGCTTTGGGTAGGACCGAGTTGGGCAAGGGAGAATATCGTGGCAGATCCGTATCGTGGCCTGATTCTCGACTTCGGCGGTGTACTGACAACTCAGATGCGCCTGAACAGCAAGGCGTTCGAACAGTCGGAAGGGCTCGAGCCTGGCGCTTATGTTGCTGCGCTGGAAGAACATCCCGATGGGATCGCGGTCTATGCGGCGCTGGAAGTCGGTCAGGCCACGCAGGAAGACTGGAATCGGGTGATCGGTGGAATCCTTGGCATCGACTCGAATGACCTGATGCGCCGCGCCATCGCCAACCTGCACCCTGAGCCCCTGATCGTTGCCGCGGCCGAGCGTGCTCGAGCGGCCGGCATCAAGATCGCGTTGCTCAGCAACAGCTTCGGCCTCGCGCCCTACAACCCCTACGCGGATCGCGGGCTGTGGACGGACTTCTTCGACGCGGTGATTGTTTCGGAGCTGGAGGGCGTACGGAAGCCATCGGTTGAGATCTACGAGCGGGCGCTTATTGCCCTGGACCTGCCAGGTGCACAGTGTGTGTACGTCGATGACGTGGCAGCGAACCTGGCCCCTGCCCAGGTGCTGGGCATCCGGACCGTGCACCACACCACGAATCCGTTTACCACGGCGAGCTTCCTGGACTCTCTCCTACTCACCGATCCGATCTGATTCAACGGACCGCGGCTCGGTGTGAAGCGAGGTCGCGCGCAATGTCGCGTAGCTGCAGGTCGCCAAAGCCAGCCAGCCTGCGCTCTACCTCGGCAGGCTCCATACGCGCCCGCGGGGCAGGCCTATCGCGCATCATCTCCTCCCGAGCAGACCAGACCTGCCTTTTCTGACAGGCTCCTCAGCGGCATGGTAGTACTGGGGCTTCACCACAGCCCGTTGTCGAAGCCGTCACGCAGCACTTCGGCGAACTCACGACGAGCTGCAGCCAGTTCGACCTGATGGCCGGCCATTGCGTCCAGCAAACTGTCCACCGACCAGGTTGACAGGTATCCGAACCGGGCTGCGTAGATTCCGACTGCGCGGATCTCGTAGCGGTCGGAGTAGTCCATCAGCGTGTATCCCAGCAACTGATAGAGATCCTGCGGCGTGAGCTGCGCTGCCCGGGTCCCGTCTGCGCGAGGCTTGCCTCCCTGACCGGCCTTGAAGTCGACAAGCAAACCGCCGGCAATCAGATCTCCGTCGGCGTGGAGGTGCTTGCTGCCGTCGAATGTCATCCCGGTGACGACAGGTCCAGCCGGGAGCTGCGGAATCAGCTTGTCTTTCGCCAGGTCGTGCAGCGCGATCAGGTCCAGGACCTCGTCTTCGTTGGCGAGCTTCAGCAGGTCGTCCACAGAACTGCGGCGGTCGAGTTGCATCAACCTGGATCCAGTTGCCGTCGATATCCTCACGAGCTCGGTCAGCAGTGCAAGGGCATAACATGTCCGAGCCCACCACTCGCTATCTCGGTTTTCGTGGGACGCTGCGTTCATGATCACCCGACCGTCAGTTGCCGGTCCGGCCAGTAGTTTGATCAGCTCCATACCTGCTGTTTGACACGCGACATTCTGTCGGCGCATCCCAAGGATGGGGAGCCGCAGGTCGATCGCCGGATCGATCAGCATCCGGATCCACCAGTCGATCGCTGTCCCCTGAGTTCCAAGGCTCACCCCGGATCCTGGACGGACCTTCGACGACCCGGCTGACACACGAAACTCCGATTGGATCGGCTTGTACTGTGGAAAGGTTGATGCCATCCACCTGGCCACGGTGCTCTTCGGGCTACGGATCTCGTGGGTCATCGAGGACATGCCAAGCACCCTAATCCTGGCAACCGACAATCTGGGATAGGTCAGACAGCCAGGCAACGGCCACCGCGGCCGCGCCTCACACAGCCCGCTAGGCCTACGTTCCCGCCTACCTTCCTTCTGGTTATGTCGTCGCGATATGGCAAGGTCCAGTTCATGACGATCTCGATCGATGTTCTCGCTGGGCTTGACGACGTCGATTGGGCCGCGCTGGACCATGCGTACGGCCCAGCGACGGATGTTCCGGTCGACCTGCGCGCGATCTGCGGCGATGACATCGCGGCCATGTCCGAAGCATTCGATCGGTTGGCGAACAACGTCGGGCATCAGGGCAGCCGGTATCCGGCGACTCCGTTCGTGGTCCCGTTCCTGGCGCGCATCGCGGTGGCCGGCACACCGTGGGCACGGGTGAATGCTCTGCCGCTGCTGACGTTCTTGGCGGTGGCTTGGCACGACGAGTACAAACTGCCGATGGGAATCGACCCAGCGGGCTGGCGCGCCTCCGTCACCCCACCTGACGTCGAACTGCGCGAGATCGACGAAGAGATCGCCGGCGAGACCAACCCGGGCAAGCGAGACTGGCTGTTGAGCGTCCGAGCTCTCGTTCTCGCGGGGCGTTCGCTCGACGGCCGCATAGAGAGCTTGCACGCCTACGACGCTGTGCGCCGCGAACTTCCGCTCGTCCTGGGCCTGCTCGCCGATCCTGATTTCGTAGTGCGGCAGCACGCCGCGTACCTGGTGTCGTGGTTCCCGGAGGAGGCCGCCTCGATCGTGCCAACCCTGGTCACCCGGCTGGACTGCGAGTTCTTCCCCGAGACTCTGGCCACGGTCGTTTTGGGGATTGGGTTGCTCGGCTCGGCCGAGCAGATCGAACCGATCAGCGTGCTGCTGGATTCGCCGGAACCGCTGGTGCGCTGGGCTGCAGCAACTGCACTGGCTCGGCTTCGCGTCGTGCACCGCATGGACGGCGCTCTGGCCGCGCGGGCGTTCGGCGAGCTGGCCAGGGTGGCGAGTGGCCCGCGCCTGGAGCAGAGCACGGACCACAACGACGGGAACCTGTACGCCTACACGGGACGCTCACTGCTGCTGTTCATAGACAGTGCACCCGAGCATCGGCTGCCGGTCGACGAGGTCCTGATGGCCGTGGCGGGGTGCCTCCAGCACGTCACCATCCGGCAGTGCGACACGGTCGCTGGGGCGACGCTGGAGAAGGCCTTCGACGTGCAGGGAACTGGCCCTGCACCGGCCTTCGGCGACTTGTCCCCCGGCCGCCGGACCTTTCTGCGTGCCCTGGCCAATCACCCAGGCGCGCTGAACTACCACCAGTTCCCAGGGCTATCGCTGGAGCGCCTGCTGCCCGCGGCACGGCTGCCGGAGATGAGCCACGGCCTGCGCACCTACACCGGTCTGCCGCCAGCGAACAAGATCGACGATCTCCGCTTGCCCGACGACTGGTGGGCCTGGTAACCACGGCAGCGCGATGTCGCCGGGTGTCCGTCAGTCTCGGCGTCGCGGAGGTTGCTGTGCGAGCGGGGGGATCGAGTGGCCGAACCGATGGCTCGGCGCAGCGATCGCCGTTTCACCGTGAGACAAGAAGCAAGGAGGTGCGGCGTGCCCGACCAGGATGTCGAGCTCCATTCCACGATTCACGAGGTCGTCGGGGCTTTCCGGAGCCGCTACGGCGAGCTGATCGACGATCCGGAGTTCGTGCGGGAGCGGTGTTCTGAGCTGTCGGAGAAGTTCGCTGAGCTGTGCCGCGATAGTGGGGTTCCGGCGTGTGTTGTCTCCGGAGCGCGCTTTGGTGAGGATCCCAGATTTCCTGGCGTGACCCTGCTGCTGGCGGGTCACTACGCGACGCAGGTCCCAGCGAGGTGGGACGAGCTGCGGCAGGAGTGGAGCGGTGAGCTGGTCGTGGACTGGACGGCGCATCAGTTCGGCGATCCAGAATGGTCCGTGGACTTGCCGGTGCCGTGGATGACGAGCCTCGACTGTTGGCGGGAAATTTGGCGACACCTGTAACCGGACCGAGCACGGACACAGTGTCGGCAGCTGCATATGCCATCCTGCTATGTCGACCAAGGCGACACCGCCACTGAGTGAGGCGTTCGCGAAGCGACCGCGTTGACCACGCCATGGTCGACCGCTCAGTCCAGGCCGGTCAGCTGGTAGGCGCGATGATCACCACTGGGGTCGTCGACTGTTGGCTGGCGGTGCTTGCGACCGCGTTCGCGTTGGTCCGCCTGCGTGGGCTCACGCAAGCTTCGAAGGTGTTGGGGATGTCCCGTTGTGGGTTGAAGAACGCTCAGCTGCGGCGATCACGCGGCGCGGTGATCCCTGATAGAGCCAAGCCTCGATGTCGTCGAGGTCGACGAGCAACTGATGCCGGTCGGTGTAAGTTCGCGTGATGCGGGCGGTCCGGAAACCGGGACCAGCCACATCGTAGGACAGCCCGTCGTCGCCAGTGCCGATGAAGGTCTCCTCGGCCGACTCGATCAGTGCGGGCGGCACGATTGGCTGAGGTCCCACGAGCGCGGTGGCCTCATCTATGCTCTGCGCGCAGGCCTCGTCAGCGCGCCTATGCCAGTCCATCGATTCCGCGCGGTAGTTCTCCATCAACTCGGCTTGCTCGTACGCGGCCGCTTGGATTCTGCCATCTTCCAGGTATTCGTCAGTGTCCAGGGACGGCCGGTAGATCCAGCAGTAGTCAGGTTCATCCAGGTTGGCCCAGCCACGCCGGCGCAGGCGCCGACCGAGATCCTGGTCGGTGTAGTCGGCCATCGGGATCGGTGAGCCGACGAGCGTGCCATCACCCGGATTGCGCAACTGCATCGCGTACTCCCTGCGTTCCAGGTGACGCCTGGGGTCAGGCGATCCGGGGAGGGAAGGTGGCGCATCTGACGCGGTGGTCGGCTTGGTCCGCACTCGGGCACTCCGCGGCGCGTCTCGCTTCGACATCGAGGTGTCTCCATTGCAGTCGGGGTCGATTCCCACGAATAACGAGGCCATGGTTCCGGCGTCACGACGAGCGTGCAGAGACCCAACCCCAATCGACTGGTGGACTGCGTACCGAAGTCCAGCCAGGCAAATCTGCACCCTTCTCCAGAAACCGGAGAAGGGTGTGCAATAGCGCGCCACCGACGCAGAGCAACTCCACGATCCCGCCGTCGCGCGGAGCAGACAAACGGGATCGCATGCGGGCTGCCGGCCCCCTGGTTCGCGGAGCCGGCAGATTCTGTCACCGACTGCCGATAGCGTCATGACGTGTGACCACTGACAGTTGGAACAAGGGCGCCGGGCCGGCACCGCGCCGTGCGGGCTCAGCCTGGTCGGCCGAGGACACCGCGACACTGCTCGACGGGCTCCGGCGCGGTATAGCGCTGCAAGCACTGGCGGGAACGTTGCAGCGCACGCCCGGAGCGCTGCAGGCACGTTGTCAGGTGCTGCTGCCGCCGCAGCTACGGCCGGCGTCGTGGGCTGAGGCGGAGACTGTGCTGCGAAGACAACTCGCGACCAACCCGAACTTCGCCATGGTCACGGAGCCGGCCCGGACATCGAGCCAGCCCGGGAACCCTGGCCGGGCTGCCGCGGGCTCACCTCTTCTGTTGAGTGGCGAACAGCGACAGATGATTGACGCCGTACGTTCAGGACACGATGTGATCGTCGATGCGACGGTGGGATCGGGCAAGACCACGGCGATTCAGGCGTTATGTACCGAAGTGGGCCGTGATCGTAAGGTTTTATACCTGACTTACAGCAAGCTACTCAAAGCCGACGCGCAACGCCGAGTGAAAAACGCGAGAGTGCAGAACTACCACGGGATCGTGTACCCAGCGCTGTTAGAGGCGGGCATCAAATGTGGTCTCGATGAATCCATCCGGCGATTCAATGCGGCATTCGCCAACCTCTCAGCACCACTACCCAAATATGACCTTCTT
It encodes:
- a CDS encoding HEAT repeat domain-containing protein, encoding MSSRYGKVQFMTISIDVLAGLDDVDWAALDHAYGPATDVPVDLRAICGDDIAAMSEAFDRLANNVGHQGSRYPATPFVVPFLARIAVAGTPWARVNALPLLTFLAVAWHDEYKLPMGIDPAGWRASVTPPDVELREIDEEIAGETNPGKRDWLLSVRALVLAGRSLDGRIESLHAYDAVRRELPLVLGLLADPDFVVRQHAAYLVSWFPEEAASIVPTLVTRLDCEFFPETLATVVLGIGLLGSAEQIEPISVLLDSPEPLVRWAAATALARLRVVHRMDGALAARAFGELARVASGPRLEQSTDHNDGNLYAYTGRSLLLFIDSAPEHRLPVDEVLMAVAGCLQHVTIRQCDTVAGATLEKAFDVQGTGPAPAFGDLSPGRRTFLRALANHPGALNYHQFPGLSLERLLPAARLPEMSHGLRTYTGLPPANKIDDLRLPDDWWAW
- a CDS encoding helix-turn-helix domain-containing protein — encoded protein: MATQTVTIHRHDIKRLLQAAVKARTLERFAAGDAHTAVIMLELMNTDKEQPPTTDEPTRVAPALRVECSPPPTPTRRDALANRRREVCKTQESLAMEIGVQRSTVARWESGDTTPSLWARPRIANALGVTLDLLDVLLINLVEQNHPQIAKDDVVGPVAAPMPPPVRDAKLGADADDALRLSLVPGPDSSASLQPAPPTVPQLRSTPQPLSHSVANRPDLDPWLLRAVPQPRRSRSSRDRSPDDGRERPTVLIMIDTDLQAELLRRMEPGDEGRRTVEDHTDDPRTTQWEAVIMIDQSEAAWLSRVVTKTGWPLHSAVGEQATTDAWLLAQHAVHEPETQRVFHQQMTTATTHSEAAPRLLVYLGARIRVNAGRPQLYISQFESDAAGTLRLQPIGPRRFGQLAGNGRTRSDRRALGHDVQHLEPITRLVIGADGRSATVERQGEVRQISRRPSRGTRDHRFLLLCVLAPLREPAMVPRLGGALLPVDD
- the fxlM gene encoding methyltransferase, FxLD system, whose protein sequence is MNYDPNDETSVADRLRFALVDEVVDEGRVRTPPIKEAMQTVPRHLFVPDVSLEQAYANSTVDIKRTEDGTSISCASQPGVVGLMLEQLQVEPGHNVLELGAGTGYNAGLLGHLVGPFGHVTTIDVDDDLVTNARSHLAAAGIGNVTVLQSDGALGYPDAAPYDRIIATVGAHGVPRTWLDQLAPGGRLVVPQRLRGSVSRSITYENHDGHWVSVGSEMNTFMPLRKGIADDDRRLIALASNGSVRLQTNSEQAIDAAALAGVIDQPRTVIWSEVYYQAMESPEWMELWLTCTMPGGLNRMPFSAEAVGNLLLDDPYPSSSAVVDKGALTYLVRRLSDQRTPEGAKLWEFGVVGHGPGSDDLADRVRESMRTWDHDYRGREARFELKARDAAPTAPAAGRFTFATPLNQLVIDWQ
- a CDS encoding HAD-IA family hydrolase — its product is MADPYRGLILDFGGVLTTQMRLNSKAFEQSEGLEPGAYVAALEEHPDGIAVYAALEVGQATQEDWNRVIGGILGIDSNDLMRRAIANLHPEPLIVAAAERARAAGIKIALLSNSFGLAPYNPYADRGLWTDFFDAVIVSELEGVRKPSVEIYERALIALDLPGAQCVYVDDVAANLAPAQVLGIRTVHHTTNPFTTASFLDSLLLTDPI